From Actinomycetota bacterium:
CGATACCGATAGTCTTCATGCGATACTGGCACATGCCGGCAAGGCTCCAAGGCAGTCTTTGATGGACAGGGCGTTGTACGCCGCCGATCCTACGACGGGGTTCATTGTGGCCGCCGCATTGGTAAGGCCGGACAAGTCGCTTTCGGGAGTCAAAGTCTCCTCGCTCCTCAAGCGTTTCAAAGAGAAATCGTTTGCGCGCGGGGCCAGCCGAGAACAGATTGACACCTGTCAGGAGATGGGCCTTTCCAGGGAGGAGTTCCTCGGCATTTCGCTTCGTGCGATGCAAGAGCGGGCTGCGGAAATAGGGCTTTAGGAGTTGTCCGCTTGACTCGGCGGTATATACTCGCGTAGATATCGTGCCATTTCGACAGAAGACGGACACTCAATGCGACTGGTCATCTCTGAGAAGAACATCGCCGCCAAGAAACTGGCGGATATACTCGCCGTCGGCAAATCCACCGCCGACAAGGTTTACTCGACACCCGTGTACCGCTTTCGCCGGGACGGCGATGAGTGGGTAAGCATCGGCCTGAAGGGTCACATTATAGGAGTGGACTTTCCCGATGAGTTCTCCAAATGGCGTCTTGAGGACCTGACAGAGATGGTCGGCGCCGACCTCGTCGAGGAACCTGCCGAGAAGGGCATCATCCAGTCGCTGCGCAGCCTCGCAAAGAAGGCGACTCATGTGGTCGTCGCGACGGACTACGACAGGGAAGGCGAGCTGATCGGAGCTGACGCGGCCAATGTGGTTTTGGCTGTCAATCCCGCGTTGCCGGTGACGCGCGTTCGGTACTCCGCTTTTACTCGCGAGGAGATCGAGCGGGCTTTCGCGCAAAACGCTCCGATCGATCAGGCCCTGGCCGATGCCGGCGCGAGCAGGCGGGACATCGACCTTGTGTGGGGGGCGGTGTTGACCCGGTACCTGACCATCACCTCGAACAAGGCCGCCAAGCGGGCGTGGGGCGATGTGCTTTCCGCGGGGCGGGTTCAAACACCGGCGCTCAAGCTGATTGTGGATCGCGAGAGAGAGCGCGAGGCGTTTACTCCCGAGAACTACTGGGTCGTCAAAGGTGGTTTCGAGGCCGAAGGAACCGCGTTTGACGCCGTTCACGAAACCGCGAGGTTCTCCTCGGCAGAAGATGCGCAAAGAGTGCTCGATGCCGTCGAGGGGCATAGCTTAGCAGAGGTGCTGTCGCTGGTTACCAAGCAGCGCACCGTCAAGCCGCCGGCGCCTTTCAACACCACGTCGCTTTTGATGGCTGGCGCGGCCGAGGGGCTTTCGCCGTCGCGCACCATGCGGATCGCCGAGTCGCTGTACATGGATGGCCTCATCAGCTATCCGCGTGTGGATAACACGGTGTACCCGAAGAGCCTTGATCTGAAGGCCTTGCTGAGAACCCTGAAGAAGGTCGGGCCATACCAGGAGTATGCTGCCGAGTTGCTATCGAAGCCCAATCTTGCTCCGACGCGAGGCCAGAAAGAGGCCACGGACCACCCGCCGATTCACCCGACGGGCGTGGCGGACCCCGACAAGATGAAGCCAGAGAATTACAAGGTCTACAACCTGGTGGCCAGGCGGTTCATGGCCACGCTCTCCGACCCGGCAGTGCTTGAGAGCGCTAAGGCGATATTGCAGGTCGCAGGCGAGAAGTTCGTCGCCCGCGGTGACGTCACCGTCACGCCCGGTTTCCGCGCGATATACCCATTCGGGCAGAAAAAAAGCGAACAGCTCCCTCTGCTTACAGAGGGGGGAAGCTGCGGCTTTACCGGCGCGAATCTAGATGCGAAGCAAACCCAGCCGCCCGACCGCTTCACCCAGGGCCGCCTCATTCAGGAGATGGAAAAGCGGGGGCTTGGCACGAAGGCCACTCGGCACGAAATCATCCAGACGCTCTATGATCGCAAATATATAACGAACGATCCCGCCGAGCCGACCTGCAAGGGGCGCTCGGTCATCGACGCTTTGGTGCTCAGGGCCAGGCAGATCACAGACGCCGAGATGACCGCCGAGCTCGAACGCGAGATGGACGAGATAGCCAACGCGCGCAGCACTCGAAGCAAAGTGGTCGGGCACTCCAGGAGGATGCTGGGTGAGGTGATGGCGGTGCTTCTCGACAGTGTGGCCGAGGTCGGAGAGGCCTTGAAGGCTGCTGCGGACGAGGATGCCAAGGTAGGCAAGTGTCCTCAGTCAGGAGACGATCTGCTCATCAAGTACTCGCCGAAGACGCGCGCGTTCTTCGTTGGGTGCCAGGGCTATCCGGACTGCTCTGTGACTTTCCCGCTTCCCAAAAACGCCAAGTTCGCCTCGGTTGACGAAGCGTGCGCAGTGTGTGGTTCGCCGCAGGTGAAGGTGATCCAGTTTCGTCGGCCGGTCAGGGTCATGTGCCTTTCGCCGGATTGCTCGACGAAGAAGGGGCCGGAGATCGAGGTCGGGAAGTGCCCTTCTTGCGGAGGAACGCTCAGGGTCAGATACTCCCAGGTAGGCACCCGCTTCGTCAGGTGCGAGAAGTACGACTCCGAGACGCATCCGATCTCATATCCGCTTCCGCAAACCGGTGAGCTGGAACCTACCGACGAAATATGCGAG
This genomic window contains:
- a CDS encoding DNA topoisomerase I → MRLVISEKNIAAKKLADILAVGKSTADKVYSTPVYRFRRDGDEWVSIGLKGHIIGVDFPDEFSKWRLEDLTEMVGADLVEEPAEKGIIQSLRSLAKKATHVVVATDYDREGELIGADAANVVLAVNPALPVTRVRYSAFTREEIERAFAQNAPIDQALADAGASRRDIDLVWGAVLTRYLTITSNKAAKRAWGDVLSAGRVQTPALKLIVDREREREAFTPENYWVVKGGFEAEGTAFDAVHETARFSSAEDAQRVLDAVEGHSLAEVLSLVTKQRTVKPPAPFNTTSLLMAGAAEGLSPSRTMRIAESLYMDGLISYPRVDNTVYPKSLDLKALLRTLKKVGPYQEYAAELLSKPNLAPTRGQKEATDHPPIHPTGVADPDKMKPENYKVYNLVARRFMATLSDPAVLESAKAILQVAGEKFVARGDVTVTPGFRAIYPFGQKKSEQLPLLTEGGSCGFTGANLDAKQTQPPDRFTQGRLIQEMEKRGLGTKATRHEIIQTLYDRKYITNDPAEPTCKGRSVIDALVLRARQITDAEMTAELEREMDEIANARSTRSKVVGHSRRMLGEVMAVLLDSVAEVGEALKAAADEDAKVGKCPQSGDDLLIKYSPKTRAFFVGCQGYPDCSVTFPLPKNAKFASVDEACAVCGSPQVKVIQFRRPVRVMCLSPDCSTKKGPEIEVGKCPSCGGTLRVRYSQVGTRFVRCEKYDSETHPISYPLPQTGELEPTDEICEPCMAPKVIVHTKKGPWKICIDPNCAQRTEPKTRSRKGKKSK
- a CDS encoding HDIG domain-containing protein — encoded protein: MDRTVALELVRERVGALNLVNHCVATEIIMEALARHFGLADEDIARFGLVGLLHDLDYAETSDDYESHGLKTAEALSGLLDTDSLHAILAHAGKAPRQSLMDRALYAADPTTGFIVAAALVRPDKSLSGVKVSSLLKRFKEKSFARGASREQIDTCQEMGLSREEFLGISLRAMQERAAEIGL